AAGCTGTTTGTGAAGTCAGCCCCTGCAGAGGGTGGTTTGGGGGCGCGGGGTCACCACAGCCTCCTGCCAACACTGGCTGAGCACCCCGTGGGCTGGGCGAGCCCCAGCACTGACCCGTGCGGTGCATGGTCTCTAGGAGCCCGACCACCAGTGCCCTGTCCTCTTCCCGCGGTGCCCGCACCAGGCCCAGCTTGCTGCGCATCTTGCTCAGGTAGTGCTTCTGGAACTCGGCGTCAAACTCGGCCAGCGCCGCCTCGGCCAGCGCGCGGGGCAGCTCAGGCTCCAGGGCCTCGGCCAGCTTCTGCAGGTTCCAGTGGCACACCTCGGGCTGCTTGCTGAAGGCGTAGCGCCCGGCGCTGTCGGACGCGTTGCACACATGCTCGGGGTCGTACCTGCCGCGGGCCGGGGCTCAGGGCGGGCAGCACCGGGTGCCTCAGGGCCCCTGTCCCCCACTCCTCGGGGCCTGTCCCCGCAGCAGTGCCTGCTGGCTGCCCTTCCCCggctccctccccaccccgaCCTGTCGAGGAAGCCAAAGGGCCCATAGTCGAGGGTGAGGCCCACGATGCTCATGTTGTCCGTGTTGAGGACACCGTGGCAAAACCCGACGCACTGCCACTCGGCCACCAGCTGCGCTGTGCGCTGCGTCACCTGCGGAGGGGCCGGTGCACCCTGGGTCCCGAGGCCTCAGCCCACTCCCCACTGCCCCAAAGGCAGCAGCCCCTCGGCCGGAGCAGGAGGCCCCCATCGGGCTCCTCTGCTGTCTGCTCGGCCGGCCCAGGCGGCTCCCAGACCTGCGCCTCAGTCACCAGTGCAGACCCCACACGCAGCATTGTCCCCACCTGCCCAGCCCTCCACACCATCCAGGAGCCAGGTCCTGTGGGCTGAGCACCCCCACTCCTGCTCGTACCCACTGCCTTGACGCCTGAGATGTGCatggtggggagctgcagcctAGCCCTGCCATCCCTCAACCCCCACTTGCCCCgaccctcctctgcacccatggGGGATGGGGACCATGGCTTGATGCTCTGGGAGGGAGCCAGGCCCCGTCCAGGACTCGGGGTGAAGAACAGGCAGCAGCTGCCAGCCAGCAAGGTCAGGCCCCCAGCAGGCCAGCTCCTTCCCTCCAAGGCCCCTGGCCCCTGCAGCCACGGCCGGCATGACGTGCACAGGCACACGGGAGCTCACTGACGCCTGCCCCTCATGGCGTCCGCGAGAAGCCCGGCTCGGACCCAGGGCACGTGCGCCTCCTTGCAGGCGGGTGCTGGGCCCAGTGGCCTCTACCCACGGGGAGGACTGATGTGCACCTGCACCCACCTCCCGGAAAAAGGCAGCATTCCTCTGCACACGGTCGCTGGCATGGGCGGCCTGGATCTCGGGGTAGAAGGTGCTGATCACGTAGTCAAGCATCTGTGCCCGGATGTCATCTCTCCCAACGCTAGGGCCTGCCCGTCCCGTGTGCTCGTCTGTGGGCTTAAAAATCTCAAAAGACCCAAACCTGCAGGAAGGACCCAGCATTTCAGTGGCTAAGCGGGACCCCCGGCCCCTGCACAACACGGCAGAGGCTCCTTGGGCTGCTTGGCCTGGAGCCCGAGGGCAGGGGCTGCGCCTCAATTCACGTGAAAGGCCGGGCAATGTGCCCCGATGACAGCGAGCCCTTCAGTGGTTTCCCCCTGGGCCACCATCTGTGCTGGTGCTCTGCGGGGAGCAGGCCGTGGCCCGAGGAAGCCACCAGTCAGGGGTCTGCACACCTCCCACCGGGACACGGCCAACACGCCCTCTGAGGGTGGCTGCCAGCAGCAGCTCGACGTCGGATCCCGGCCTCCCTGCCAACAAGGCACAGCGGCCGCAGCAGGGCCACCAGGGTCGGTCTGGCACGTAAACCCTCGAGGACCATGTCCGAGGTGGGAGCCGACACAAAAGGAGTCTGGGGGGGCACTGGGCACCAGCAGCCTCACCACATTGCCCCAGCGAACAGCTCCCAGGACCATCCACAGGCCCCCTGGTCCAGCAGCCCCTGCCCAGGACCCCCTCCTTGGGCAGCGCCCACCCGGGGCCCCTTGCGCTCTGACTCTGCAGGCTCTGTCTGCTCCAGGTGCCACCGCAAGGTCCATGACAGCCCTCAAAGGCTGAGCCACCCTCGAACGGCCAGGACTAGCTGGGGTGGGGTCCCTGCACCGCTCTCCCACGAAGGTCTCTCCCACGAAGGCGCAGACGCCGAGCTCCTACCACACAAGTGAGCAAGTGCACGCAGGCCTGCAGGCCTCTGGCATTACCTTAGAAAAGTAGATGCTACACGCAACACAACCGTGCACCGCTCATGTTTTGGATTACCGTCGTAGTGCACGTCCCGCACGACCGTGGACTCGGAGGTGACGCAGGCCGCGGCCCGTGTGGTGGGGATCCCCAGGTGGAACATGGCTTCGCTGCACAGGAACTCACGGATGCTTGAGCGCAGGACTTTGCGGCCGTCAGCCTGTCTGAAATCAAACGCAGGGTCACTGTGCCGCTCAGACACGTCAGTCGGGACTGTGGCTTAGCACAGCCGACGGAAAGGAACTGCAAGAAGGCAAGTGCAGGGAAACCTCAGAAAGTTCGACACAGAACTGCCACACGACCCGGCAGTCCCACCCCAGGCGCACACCCAAGACCCGGAAGCAGGGACTCGACAGATCCACGGTCCACGGCAGCACTCGAGACAGCGAGAGGGAGAGCCAGCCAGGGATAACCGAAATGTCCATCCAGAAAGACAATGGGCCGTCATTTAGCCGTCAACACGGTacaaagaagtgaagtgctggacCACGCCGGCTGAGTACAGTGAGCCAGACGCAAGAGAGCCAAGAGCGTGATCTCGCTGATGTGAAACAAGCAGAACATGCAAGTTCACCAAGACTGAAagcaggggtgagggtggggtggggactgcGGGGCAAGTGGCTTAGGATGCAGAGTTGTTTGCGGAGATGGAAAGTTCTGGTAGCGGGTGGTGGTGACGGCGGCACCGTGTGGATTGTGATCCCATTGAAGGGTGTGCTTGGCAGGGACTGAAACGGGAGGTTATCATGTGTTATGTGTGTGCCAACaagtgaaggaaaaaaggagggaCTGGAGGCCATGACCAAAAAATGATTCTGGTTTGAAACTAATAATGGAGAAAAGGCTTGGAAGGTTCCTCCTGGGACACACCAACAGTGGAGCACAGACTGTGAGCTTCAACCCAacgttaaattgcttgaacttgatgaCTACGATATCCTTGTTCTGTGGAAATACACATGAACACCTGTCTGAGTATCTGGGTGGGGGTATGTTGTTTTCCATGTGGGTTGTATGTTACTTTTGCAACTGTTGTgttaagtttgaagttatttaaaacaaagataaaaagtaaaacacTCCTGCAGTACCGCTCGCCCCCCAGCACTGTGTGGCAGGGAGGGCTGAGGGGCAGCTGGGGGGCTTGGCGCGAGCATGAGGGTGGCAGAGAGGGCAGACGCTCCCCGCTGGGCGACGCGGAGACCAGGGCCTCAGAACCCACCCCTCGGACGGGACCGTGGCCTTCCATGGACACCAGCACGGCTCCCCCCGCGGGCCCGGGGACAGTACACTTGGCGCAAGGGCATCCGAACTGGAAACTGGGCTCTGGGGACTGTGGTGCCGCTGGAGGGGGCAGGAGAGCCTATGTTCACCCTGGAGCATCCTGTAGGATTCAGCTTGTTCTTTTTATAAGGagctttaattatttttgttaaaataaaaaaagagcctGAGCAAAGCTGCCTGAGGCAGGGCCTGTGCCGGCTCCCTGTGAGAGGGTGGCCCGAGCAGCAGCCAGTCCCCGGCCTCCCCAGCGCTCCAGGGGCAGAAACCACCTGCAGTGACCTAAAGCCTCTCAAAAGGGCAAAAGTATGTGGGCGGTCACCCATTCTCGCCGGGGAGAAGCGCTCGCCCCGGGGCGCACCTGCCACTAGGTTCCCTACATAGAGAGGCGGCCAGACCCGGCCCGGCGGAGCGCAGGGATGCGGAAGGCCCCTGGGCCTGCCCCGCCCTCACCTGGGAGCCCAGGAAGGTTCTCCCCAGGTGTGAGCGGTCCCCTGGCCGGGCATTCGCTGGGACCGGCTCGGCCCCGGCAGGACGCGGCCGGGAAGGGGGGCTCCGACCTTCCTGCCCCTTGCCCTGGCGCCCGGAACCCGTGCGCCTGCGCCTGTCCGCGGCTGCTCCCTCCTCGGGGGGCACTTGCGCCCCGCCTCCTAGGCGCCTGGCTCGAGATCAAACTTCCCCCTTTTCCGGGGTAATGGCTCGCCGGTCTCCGCGGCCCGGGGGAAGCGCTCTGCGTTGCGCGGCGGGGTCTGGGGTCGCCCGGCTCCCGCCCGCCCGA
Above is a window of Choloepus didactylus isolate mChoDid1 chromosome 8, mChoDid1.pri, whole genome shotgun sequence DNA encoding:
- the SELENOO gene encoding protein adenylyltransferase SelO, mitochondrial isoform X2; this encodes MAALRAVLGASLAVTRAGSLPVTRRPPPAPRRAWAATMEPAPRWLAGLRFDNRALRALPVEAPGPQDSPPAPRSVPGACFSRARPVPLRQPRLVALSEPALALLGLGAPPAGAAEREAREAEAALFFSGNAVLPGAEPAAHCYCGHQFGQFAGQLGDGAAMYLGEVCTAAGERWELQLKGAGPTPFSRQADGRKVLRSSIREFLCSEAMFHLGIPTTRAAACVTSESTVVRDVHYDGNPKHERCTVVLRVASTFLRFGSFEIFKPTDEHTGRAGPSVGRDDIRAQMLDYVISTFYPEIQAAHASDRVQRNAAFFREVTQRTAQLVAEWQCVGFCHGVLNTDNMSIVGLTLDYGPFGFLDRYDPEHVCNASDSAGRYAFSKQPEVCHWNLQKLAEALEPELPRALAEAALAEFDAEFQKHYLSKMRSKLGLVRAPREEDRALVVGLLETMHRTGADFTNSFALLSSYPLGPASPGLGELLDALVAQCASVEELQLAVRPHMDPRSPCCSCWRSPTPSSSPSWAGRPMSPGSWSAASSVPG